The Congregibacter litoralis KT71 genome contains a region encoding:
- a CDS encoding CsiV family protein encodes MADRRQMESLAFESQIDARGQQSLSVPAPIEELLDHSRPDALTVPLQDPEGALDELFPADDDSVDTPANAGALSQRSNEPMASATGPDEALIDPNNPVLDPNEPGVDLTSPILSLPYELLDEENLEFRAQARSLRRRGQRVMFHGSWWAMLDDQAETPALIVDRSGDMDSTDWPALQGSLQIYRSRYLHIVLDLWLNTLGDYLPDGWQITAPPLAPQSLTAKTLRGTPINPWAPAQDPEVVTEGVTEVFPENVAEDVAQGMDLSQNALSSRDQRPEESPAEAASTEPLYPWHHAIVHRQTRRMRSGEVHYLDHPVIGVIVKITPVSEDALPLRSPEIRTFRERHALPVDVLPPPDDTPTAEGS; translated from the coding sequence ATGGCCGATCGACGGCAGATGGAGAGTCTGGCCTTCGAGAGTCAAATCGATGCCCGGGGGCAACAATCCCTCTCTGTGCCCGCACCCATCGAGGAGTTACTCGACCATTCCCGGCCCGACGCGCTTACGGTGCCCCTGCAGGACCCGGAGGGGGCGCTTGATGAGCTGTTTCCCGCGGACGACGATAGCGTTGATACCCCTGCCAACGCGGGGGCCCTGTCCCAACGCAGCAATGAGCCAATGGCGAGCGCCACCGGTCCTGATGAAGCCCTCATTGACCCCAACAATCCCGTCCTTGATCCCAACGAACCCGGCGTGGATCTCACAAGCCCGATACTCAGCCTGCCCTATGAGCTTCTGGACGAAGAAAACCTCGAATTCCGGGCTCAAGCCCGGAGCCTGCGCCGCCGTGGGCAGCGCGTGATGTTTCACGGAAGCTGGTGGGCCATGCTTGATGACCAGGCGGAAACCCCTGCCCTCATCGTGGATCGCTCGGGCGATATGGACAGCACGGACTGGCCGGCGCTTCAGGGCAGCCTGCAGATTTATCGCTCCCGCTACCTGCACATCGTGCTCGATCTGTGGCTCAACACCCTGGGGGACTATTTGCCCGACGGTTGGCAGATAACGGCGCCGCCTCTCGCCCCGCAGTCTTTAACCGCGAAAACACTCCGGGGTACTCCCATTAACCCCTGGGCGCCAGCGCAGGATCCTGAGGTTGTTACTGAGGGTGTCACTGAGGTTTTCCCTGAGAACGTTGCTGAGGACGTTGCTCAGGGCATGGACCTGTCACAAAACGCACTATCGTCTCGGGACCAGAGACCTGAGGAATCCCCGGCGGAAGCAGCGAGTACAGAGCCTCTCTATCCCTGGCACCACGCCATCGTCCATCGCCAGACGCGGCGGATGCGCTCCGGCGAAGTGCACTATCTCGACCACCCGGTGATTGGCGTTATCGTGAAAATCACGCCCGTGAGCGAAGACGCCTTACCCCTGCGATCGCCAGAGATTCGCACCTTTCGCGAGCGCCATGCCCTGCCCGTAGACGTGTTGCCACCACCCGATGACACGCCGACCGCAGAGGGAAGCTAG
- a CDS encoding S-methyl-5'-thioinosine phosphorylase produces MSLGLIGGTGLDTLSGLRVTASHAVDTPYGQPSMAIEEGVLAGRKVFFLHRHGGGGRPIPPHRVNYRANLWALHELGVKRILAANAVGAIASSMTAGKLVIPHQLIDYTWGREHSFDDGSSGVLQHVDFTHPYDAGLREEVLCAARAAEVPYVDAAVLGVVQGPRLETAAEVTRFSGDGCDLLGMTGMPEASLARELGLPYAAICMVVNAAAGLGDASISMDAIRETLRGETLLFGALLRAFLEASA; encoded by the coding sequence ATGAGTCTGGGACTGATTGGGGGCACGGGGCTGGATACCCTGTCCGGATTACGGGTGACGGCGTCCCATGCGGTTGATACGCCCTACGGCCAGCCTTCCATGGCGATCGAGGAGGGCGTGCTGGCTGGCAGGAAGGTCTTTTTTCTCCACCGGCATGGGGGAGGCGGGCGTCCGATCCCACCCCACCGGGTCAATTATCGCGCCAATCTGTGGGCCCTCCACGAGCTCGGCGTCAAGCGCATTCTCGCGGCCAACGCCGTGGGGGCCATTGCCTCTTCAATGACCGCCGGCAAGCTCGTGATTCCCCACCAGCTTATCGACTACACCTGGGGCCGGGAGCACAGCTTTGATGACGGCAGCAGTGGTGTTCTCCAGCATGTGGACTTTACCCATCCCTACGATGCCGGCCTCCGGGAGGAGGTTCTTTGCGCTGCGCGCGCTGCCGAGGTGCCGTACGTCGATGCTGCGGTGCTTGGTGTGGTTCAGGGGCCGAGACTGGAAACTGCCGCCGAGGTGACGCGGTTCTCAGGAGATGGCTGTGATTTGCTGGGAATGACAGGAATGCCCGAAGCGTCTCTGGCGAGAGAACTGGGGCTCCCCTATGCAGCGATATGCATGGTGGTCAATGCCGCGGCGGGTTTGGGCGATGCTTCCATCTCCATGGACGCAATACGGGAAACCTTGCGTGGGGAGACCCTGCTCTTTGGGGCTTTGCTCAGGGCCTTTCTCGAGGCGTCGGCCTAG
- a CDS encoding mechanosensitive ion channel family protein codes for MESQLAVAFAHIANSLNLPWVWVAVGGLLLIALVGQWIIGALFRRLHRFAEESEQQWDDALVLALVSPAKLAWWLLLLTLLFALLPSLASIRTVALTALNASLVLLVPWFLHRLIANVEEQVIVAKFSDGASVDKATVRSTARLLRVALWLVTALMLLQTLGVSVSGLLAFGGIGGIAVGFAAKDLLANFFGGLGIYMDRPFTIGDWVRSPDRSLEGTVEEIGWRVTQIRTFDKRPIYVPNAVFSQIIIENPSRMQNRRIYEKFGLRYGDSRSLGPVIDAIRDMVNNHPDIDTGQTIIVNFESFGGSSLDCFLYCFTRTTNWVEYHGVKQDVLMKVLEIVHEHGADIAFPTRTLHMQNPGETISP; via the coding sequence ATGGAATCACAGCTCGCCGTAGCCTTTGCGCATATTGCTAACAGTCTGAATCTGCCCTGGGTCTGGGTGGCGGTCGGTGGTCTGCTGCTGATTGCGCTCGTGGGTCAATGGATCATCGGTGCGCTTTTCCGCCGCCTCCATCGTTTTGCCGAGGAGTCAGAGCAGCAGTGGGACGATGCGTTGGTCCTCGCGCTTGTTTCCCCTGCCAAACTGGCCTGGTGGTTGCTGCTCCTGACGTTGCTGTTTGCACTGTTGCCCAGCCTGGCATCTATCAGAACCGTTGCACTCACCGCGCTCAATGCGTCCCTGGTATTGCTGGTCCCCTGGTTTCTTCATCGCCTCATCGCTAATGTTGAGGAGCAGGTTATCGTTGCAAAGTTCTCCGATGGCGCCTCCGTTGATAAGGCGACGGTGCGATCCACGGCGCGATTACTCCGGGTGGCTCTTTGGCTGGTCACGGCGCTGATGTTGTTGCAAACCCTGGGCGTGTCTGTCTCCGGCTTGTTAGCCTTTGGTGGCATCGGAGGCATCGCCGTGGGCTTTGCCGCCAAGGATCTCCTCGCTAATTTTTTTGGCGGTCTGGGGATCTATATGGACCGGCCCTTCACCATTGGTGACTGGGTGCGTTCGCCGGACCGCTCCCTGGAGGGCACCGTAGAGGAAATAGGTTGGCGAGTGACGCAGATTCGCACTTTCGATAAACGTCCGATCTATGTTCCCAATGCGGTTTTCAGTCAGATCATCATAGAAAACCCCTCTCGCATGCAGAATCGTCGCATCTACGAGAAGTTTGGTCTGCGCTATGGCGACAGTCGAAGCCTGGGTCCGGTCATCGATGCCATCCGGGACATGGTCAACAATCACCCTGACATTGATACGGGGCAAACCATCATCGTGAATTTCGAATCCTTTGGCGGCTCGTCTCTCGACTGTTTTCTTTACTGCTTTACCCGCACCACCAATTGGGTGGAGTACCACGGCGTCAAACAGGATGTTTTGATGAAAGTTCTGGAAATTGTGCACGAGCATGGCGCTGACATCGCTTTCCCCACGCGCACTCTGCACATGCAGAACCCCGGCGAGACGATTTCCCCATGA
- a CDS encoding DUF6763 family protein has product MSHFVPKLGHWYQDCENGQLFEIVSLDMEDANVQVQYLDGELADFDLDVWAELHLRPAAAPEDWRSAFELDDADAPDPDGPMHPLEWGNPLSAIEPDTVLALDDS; this is encoded by the coding sequence ATGAGTCATTTCGTTCCAAAGCTCGGCCACTGGTATCAGGATTGCGAGAACGGCCAGCTGTTTGAAATCGTATCCCTGGACATGGAAGACGCAAACGTTCAGGTACAGTATCTCGATGGTGAGCTGGCGGATTTTGACCTCGATGTCTGGGCCGAACTCCACTTGCGTCCCGCCGCGGCCCCCGAGGACTGGCGCTCGGCTTTTGAGCTTGATGATGCCGATGCACCGGACCCCGACGGCCCCATGCATCCGCTGGAGTGGGGAAATCCTCTGTCAGCTATCGAGCCGGACACAGTTCTCGCCCTGGACGACAGTTAA
- the lexA gene encoding transcriptional repressor LexA, with protein MLKLTARQEQVLDVIRRHIGATGMPPTRADIAKELGFKSANAAEEHLKALARKGAIEIVPGASRGIRLPEDAGLPIVGKVAAGEPILAAENVEDHCAVDPSMFHPPADYLLRVEGDSMINVGIHDGDLLAVHSTPVADNGAIVVARIDDEVTVKRLKRGRDKRHLQLLPENDHLSPITVDLADTNFAIEGLSVGIIRRTL; from the coding sequence ATGCTTAAGCTTACCGCCCGTCAGGAACAGGTTCTGGACGTTATTCGGCGCCACATAGGCGCCACCGGCATGCCGCCCACCCGGGCGGATATTGCGAAAGAGCTGGGCTTCAAGTCGGCGAATGCCGCTGAGGAGCATCTGAAAGCCCTTGCCCGCAAAGGCGCAATTGAAATTGTTCCCGGTGCTTCACGGGGTATCCGTCTTCCCGAGGACGCGGGTTTACCCATCGTGGGCAAGGTAGCCGCAGGAGAGCCCATTCTCGCTGCGGAGAACGTCGAAGACCACTGTGCCGTAGACCCCTCCATGTTCCATCCCCCCGCAGACTACCTGTTGAGGGTCGAAGGCGACAGCATGATCAACGTGGGTATCCACGACGGCGACCTCCTGGCGGTGCACAGCACGCCCGTGGCTGATAACGGCGCAATTGTCGTAGCGAGAATTGACGATGAAGTCACGGTCAAGCGGCTCAAGCGTGGGCGAGACAAGCGACACCTCCAGCTGTTACCGGAAAACGACCACCTCTCCCCCATTACCGTCGACCTGGCGGACACTAACTTCGCCATCGAAGGCCTGAGCGTGGGTATTATTCGCCGGACTCTGTAG